In the Sphingobacterium sp. PCS056 genome, TCTACTAGAATATGATCGCCCATAAGCATTCCGTAGGCTACTGCAGCTATACCAACAACGATTGCGATAATACTGAATGTTTTTGCTTTACCAGCAAACTCGTATCGCTCGTTGAAATTATAATCGTGATGATGATTGTGAGTTCCCATTTATTTGTCTGATGTTAGATTATTTCTTTTGTAATTCATGAACGTACATAACGACTTCCCAACGTTCTTCAGGAGACAACTGCGATGCATGCGATCCCATTGAGTTGTGACCGTAATAAATCGTATGGTAAATCTTACCATCTGTCAAATCAGCCATCATACCACCACGTGAAGAGCTCGCGCCATCAGTTTTGTGATAAGATGGTGGATTAGGAAAATTCTCCAGCTTACGAGTGCCTTTAGAATCTGTAATTTCACGGTCTTTCGTAATAGAACCATCACCTTTACCTTCAGGACCGTGACAAACAGCACAGTAAGTAGTAAATAAAGCTTGACCTTTTTCAAGTCTTGCTTGTGATAACTCTAACGGATTAGTAAACTCACGACCCGCACGTTCATAATCTTCTAAAGTATTGGCATATTCAAATCTGGTAAAACCAATTGGATCTGTACCCTTTGGTGGTGTTTGCGCAGTTTGTTTATTTTTAAAATTCTCGTTTGGTTGATCAGGATTGTACGCAATCGGATCATACATGTTGCGAGAAAACTCCCAACCTGTACTACGAGTAGTCTTGTCACCACAAGAAGAAACGACTGCTGTCAACGACAGAGCTGCACATACTGTAACTAGTAAATTCTTCTTATTCATAACTAACATATTTTCTATCATTGTACTTAACTTCTACAGCACCTGTTTCCTTCAATATAGTATCGATCAAAGCATGGTCTGTGTTTTCACGAGCATCTATAGCGATGATAAAACGATCATCAGTAGCTCTTAAATCCATAACACGAGGAGTACGTCCCGGGAATAAGTGATTGCGATAAAAGAAAGTCGCCACCATACCCAAGGCACAAATTAAAATAGTAACCTCAAATGTCACAGGAACAAAGTTCGGAATTGCGAATGAAGGTTTACCACCAATATTCATTGGCCAGTCATGTACCATTGTATAATACAATAAACTAAATCCCAATAAGGTTCCTAACGCTCCAAAGCAAAATGCTGCAATTGGCAAACGCGAAGGTTTAACGCCCAATTTAGCTTCAATACCGTGAATTGGCATTGGAGTAAAGCAATCATAGATGCTTACATTATTTTTCTGCAATTTGTCGATCCCATGCATCATATCATCTGGATCAGCAAAACTACCTAATATATATTTTGTATTGCCCATTGCTATTATTTTAACTCTTTAATTTCTTGTTCTGTTACCGAATCATATTTACCTAAAGAATCTCTAAAGTATTCCACTTGTTCTGCTGGGAATGCACCTTCTTTAACCAATTTAGTTTTATGTTGTAAACTTGAGCTTTTCAACAATAACTTCACTTCCGCGATTGCGATACCCGGTAAGAAGCGTAAGAACAATAAGAACAACGTAAAGAATAAACCGATAGATCCAACGAAGATACCAACGTCTGTCCATGTTGGGTAAAACATCGCCCAAGATGATGGTAAATAATCACGGTGTAATGAAGTCACGATAATTACGAAACGCTCGAACCACATACCAATATTTACCACAATAGATAATATCCAGGAAATGGGAATACTTGTACGAATTTTCTTAAACCAGAA is a window encoding:
- a CDS encoding c-type cytochrome, which encodes MLVMNKKNLLVTVCAALSLTAVVSSCGDKTTRSTGWEFSRNMYDPIAYNPDQPNENFKNKQTAQTPPKGTDPIGFTRFEYANTLEDYERAGREFTNPLELSQARLEKGQALFTTYCAVCHGPEGKGDGSITKDREITDSKGTRKLENFPNPPSYHKTDGASSSRGGMMADLTDGKIYHTIYYGHNSMGSHASQLSPEERWEVVMYVHELQKK
- a CDS encoding DUF3341 domain-containing protein encodes the protein MGNTKYILGSFADPDDMMHGIDKLQKNNVSIYDCFTPMPIHGIEAKLGVKPSRLPIAAFCFGALGTLLGFSLLYYTMVHDWPMNIGGKPSFAIPNFVPVTFEVTILICALGMVATFFYRNHLFPGRTPRVMDLRATDDRFIIAIDARENTDHALIDTILKETGAVEVKYNDRKYVSYE